The genomic DNA CCTGATGACAAAGAACATTTTCAGACTGGAGCCTGTTCACGTTCTTGTCGTTGCCGATCTTTTTGCAGGAGCTGAAGCGGAGGCAGATGCCGTGGCCAACGTGACCAAACAGCTTGAGAAGCAGGCGATAgaagacaaagagaaggaggaggatggcgatgaaggtgactgtcagaAACACCTGACGACACATCACGTGTAAACATTACACTTAGTAGTTTGTTGTAATAACACGCTTAACTTGCACAGATGGAGACGATGGAGAAAACTCAGcagggaaaaagaagaagaagaaaaagaagaagaaaggacgtgagttgattttaatttaactttgctGCAAAATATGTGGTTTCAAACCCTCAGTGTGAGACCTCAGTTTTATctatgtctctttttttcccagCCAAAACTCAGACTGATCCCCCGTCTGTGCCCATCTGTGAGTTATACCCTAATGGGACGTTCCCCATCGGACAGGAGTGTGAATACCCTACTCTACAGGATGGgtaagaacaacaacaacacacacacacacacacacacacacacacacacacacacacacacacacactgtagtgtTTAGGAAGCTCTGGTGTCTAATATATTAATTATCATCAGTCCTGTTAGAGGTGAAAGAGATTTTGCTTTTGATGCTGTTTGTCCTTGACTTTTTTAATGtatgaacagaaaataaaatccctTCTAATTCCCCAAAATCAGCATTTGACATGTAACTAGCTAGTAATCAATGTTTCAGAGGAGAAGCTGGTTTATCTATTCTCATCATACAGGTGTTTATATTTGCATGAACTCATCGACCCTGGTCTTCATGACCTGATGAGTCAGGAGCTTTGTTGCTGAGTTGAAAAACAAGTTCCAGCCGGCAGCGTTAACATGTTTACTTCCCCCACTGATTTTCCAAAAAACCTCAGTTTCTCCTCTGTAATATCTGCTTCTCTAATAAAGCAGCCTCAAGGTCCATAATAACAGCAcgctgtctctgtgtgtcctccagtCGCAGTGCAGCGTGGCGTACGACCAACGACGAGAAGCGGGTGCTTGATAAAGCCAACGAGGAGGTGTGGAATGACTTCAGACAGGCGGCCGAGGCCCACAGACAGGTCCGCCAACACGTCCGCAGCTTCCTTAAACCCGGCATGACCATGATTGAAATCTGGTGAGGAGGCCTTTACCACCTTTATTCACTCATAAACGTGAGAGTAGAGGTATTCTAAGAGTGGGAAGGGAGGGCATTTCTAAAAGCAACACAGTGGTTTCAGTGTTTGGTGTTGAGACTTTGATGCACTCTTCTTCTGCAGAACAGTATTTTCCTTCCATTGAATTgatttttcatcctttttctcCAGCGAGCGGTTGGAGGACTGCTCTCGTAAGCTGATCAAGGAGAACAAGCTGGACGCCGGCCTGGCTTTCCCCACCGGCTGCTCCCTGAACCATTGTGCTGCCCACTACACTCCCAACGCCGGAGACACCACCGTCCTGCAGTACGACGACGTCTGCAAGATCGACTTCGGCACGCACATCAACGGTACCGCTCGAATTAAGTGCTGcctcagtttttcattttgtgctgatGCTGAAAATTGATGCGTTCAGTTCCCGCTCTGTTTCCATAATGGATATTTTGACAGATTGGCTTCCACACAGCAAACAGTAATTAATGTTCTTCCCTCAAACATTAGACCATCGGCCATAATACGCTGGTTGTTTTCCCGTGTTAGTGCCGcaaagtgtgtttttctctgggtTTCTACCGGTGATCAGAcggaaacaagaaacaaaaaatcCTCCTGGAACACATCAAGTAAaacatctgtctttttcctctGGGTGTGTCTGCAGGGCGAATCATTGACTGTGCCTTCACTGTTACATTTAACCCAAAGTATGACAAGCTGCTGGAGGCTGTGAAAGACGCCACCAATACTGGAATTAAAGTAggactctaacacacacacacactaacacacacacactaacacacacacacacacacacacacacacacacacctcactggTTTGGTCTGCACTGATCATGTaactcatgtttgtttttgttgcagaaCGCCGGCATTGACGTGCGTCTGTGTGACGTCGGAGAGGCGATTCAAGAGGTGATGGAGTCTTACGAGGTCGAGCTTGATGGCAAAACGTATCAAGGTACGTTCTCAGTTATAAAGGCTGgatgtttgtattttcatttgtagATGACGATTGTCAGTTTCACAGTTGCTCTCAGTCGTTCTCACGTTGACTGTAGGTGTTGAGGTTTTTAAGTTAACAGCAGTTTGCAGTGctggaggataaaaaaaatgtaaatctgagTTAtggattaatttttttaattcatactAAACTTCATtcttgaatctttttttttgcagtgaagCCGATCCGAAACCTGAACGGTCATTCAATCGGTCAGTACAGAATACACGCTGGAAAGACGGTGCCCATCGTTAAAGGAGGAGAAGCAACGAGAATGGAGGTGAGTGCTTCATGCCGTCAGTTTGTCTCTCACTGAACTCTGGACGCATTCCAGAGAAGTCAGGACGGCACATAAGCGTCACAGCGAGCGAGTTGATATTTAACACGTGACAGATGTCGTCTGGGAAAGTATCGATTGTTTCCTGTCCTGTTACTGATCACGTGTTTTTTCACCGTGCAGGAGGGAGAGGTTTATGCCATAGAGACATTTGGCAGCACGGGTAAAGGTGTGGTCCACGACGACATGGAGTGCTCTCATTACATGAAAAACTTTGACGTCGGCCACGTCCCCATCAGGTAAAGGATTTTCTGATTTACTGGATTTTACCCACAATCCCTCAGTGTCCCTGTGAATACATGGACTGTTATGTGGGCGATGTTCTAAAATCACAGATGCTTCCCTTCTCTCCAGGCTGCCCAGAGCGAAGCACCTGCTGAACGTGATCAACGAGCACTTCGGTACGCTGGCGTTCTGCCGCCGCTGGCTGGACCGCCTGGGCGAGAGCAAGTACCTGATGGCGCTGAAGAACCTGTGCGACCTGGGCATCGTGGACCCCTATCCTCCGCTCTGCGACACCAAGGGCTGCTACACCGCTCAGTTTGAGCACACCATCCTGCTCAGGCCCACCTGCAAGGAGGTGGTGAGCCGTGGAGACGACTACTGACACCCCCAACCCCTGAAGTGACGACACCGCCACCGGACCCCAGCCCACCTcctcacaccaccaccaccacctccacgaCCCTGTTagcatctcctcctccagggaAACGGCAGAAAAAGAGTTTGTAACGCAGAAAGTGGTCGACTCAGAGCATCAGTGACTGATGCCAAATGTATTCTACCCACAGTGCACCCCGCTCACAGCTCGAGAACGAGACGGACTGAGTTTTCTATTATCAACCacagcttaaaaaaaaacagtaaacaagcCTGCACGTGTTTGTTGGAGGCAGCATTGTGAGTTCCTTCAATGTTCTGAGCTCTTTTAACATAGTTAAACTGTTAAACAGTTAAAAATGTTGCCACTGAATTCAGTGTAACACCAGTATTCAATCACACGATGAGGTCGGGACCCCGGtaaacccctctctctcttttagttTCTGTTTCTACGGCTCCGCTCCAAACCTCCAGCCCTTCAGTGCTCTGGTTAAATTAAGCACAGTCGCTGCTGGTTTGTGTTTAAGAAGTGGTCCGGCCGACGCATGGCCAGAAACACAGACACCGCACATCTGCAGCTGTATGTTTGGCTTCTGTTGCTacctggtgggggggggggggggcgggaaCTCTGCACTCTGGCCCTCAAGTCATTGTTACTTTGATATTTGTAAAATATCtttgaactggctgctgccgcTGTACGTTCCCAGTTTAAAACAGCTTCAGTTTGAACTCCCTGACAATGtttttgtaagaaaaaaaaaagatgattaaagtaatttttttgCTCATTGTCGGCCGTCGTGTCCTGATGTCTCCGATCACAGATCAACAGATCGACACGCATTGATCATCCGGAGCTGAGACGATGATTTAAAGCTAAGGTTGGTAACCACGctgtataaatataattttattcaCAAGCTTCCTGTAGGAGAttctgaaaaaacacacaactgtcatcttttgtagaaaaatgaaaaaatattctcATTTATTGAGGTAATTTTCTCTAGAAAAAAAATTGAGGTAACAATTTGCATAGTATAACTTCCATAAATTTACACACATAAATCCATGGAGtagtatcccccccccccaaaaaacccaATGCCAACAAAAGTGTCACAATATTCGACAAAgacggtaaaaaaaaaacatgaagtgtGCTTTGAATTTCCCTCCGACACAAAAATCCTGAGGGAACATGATTGAGGTGGAGATTTTCTGTTTCTCCAGTACGGAGATAAATATCACAATCTGAATACGCTGCAGAGTTCATGATAAATCCGGATGTTTTACCAAACCCCTGGTAAATAAAACAcggtacagtacacacacactccctggtGAACAGTGACATCTGTAATAACTGCTGCTGGTGAATTCATAGCTtgtataaaaactttaaaaacagtcCATGGCCTCTTTTCTAAAAACCTCTGAGGATtgtgtataaaaatacattcatcATCTAAATGCTGGTTTGTGTGGGATGGCAGCAGATTCCACGTCACTGACTTGATATGAATTATAAAAATATCAGCTTTTTAACAAAAGGGCACTTTTCAAGAACGCCTGTTTCTGTGTGGTCGGTTCAGGCTCTGAAGACAAATACATTCTGGAGCAGAGAGGTGGCAGCATTCCGCCAAAAATCTTTCCGTAGGAAACTTGTTTTTGtccgttaaaaaaaaaaaaaaaacattgagccATTTTGTAAACACTGAGGTTTTTCCAAACATCCCCCCCGAGGCTTTGGCTTGGGGTCTGCCGAGTCTTTCCTGACAGACCCAGAACTTcagagtgaaaaataaacttcCTCTCCCGCACGTGTTCAGATCTTTTTTACTTTCCACAAGTAGCCCCGAGTTACAACGAGGCAGACGACTCGTTCTGCCATGATTAGTGCATTtctggcaggaaaaaaaaaaacagtttgtgaaaACTTCCCCCGTCTGAGGAAAAACAGCGAGGCCATTTCTAGAGAGCGAGTGACGTTTTACAGCCGATATCCAGTTCTGTGTTGACTATCTAAAGTGACTGAGGAACATTTCACttgattcaaacaaacaaacagcatttACAATCAACGAGCCACCGACGCAGGGAGGCAGACACGTGAATCCACCTGTGCAACCTGCAgaggacacgtgtgtgtgtgtgtgtgtgtgtagtcacaaTCTGTCAGCTGCTACTGAGACACATCTTGGCTGATActcttatttataataaaaaaattcaactgTACACAAAACatcaccatctttttttttaaaaatacctACATATAAACACCATATACAAGAAGTTCACAAAGCAGAAccaggtttttaaaaaggagtccttcctctcttttttttttttttcctttagaaAAATAGACTTAAAAAGACCCATCCTCCCGGGATATAGAATGcccaaagaaaaagagggaagagaaagagcGATAGGTGGGGGTGTGCTGATGTCGTCTCGCTGAGGCGACGATGAGGGGGGGAGGAGGTTCGGGGGATCGTGGTCCTATAGTGGCCGGTCTTTGTCCTGAGTTACTCGCTGTGTGTAGAAGAGGATGTAGGCCTGAGCTCGGCAGACCTCCTCCACCGAACACACGTTCATCTTAGAGTCATTACAGTGAACCCAGAAGCCTGCGGGAGAAGTCGATGGAGACAAATTAGTACGAACAAGTATGTGATTCAAGCAGCGAATGAACCCTCGACTATTACAGGCCTTTAAAAACCCCACAGCTTTCACTCACCACCTGCTGAGTTGTAGCAGTAGGCGGTGTAGTGGCCAGAGCCGAAGCCCTTCCCATGATGCATCACCACAGCGGAGAGTTCGTAGAGGAAGTGCTTGGGGCGCGGCGAGCCGGGGGAGCTCGGGCTGCTGGGACTGGAGCAGGCGCCGCCTTTGGGCGAGGGCTCGAGGCAGCAGTAGGGCTCCATGTTGAGAAGCTGGTCGAAGCTGACGTGGACTCCGATCTTCTCCCGGTGGTTCCGCCCCGACCACCTGAGGACCAATCACAAGACAGAGAGGTTAGAGTCGACATTAGTTTTATTAACGTGCCTGATTTAACCGTGGCGTCTCGTCGTCTCACCTG from Paralichthys olivaceus isolate ysfri-2021 chromosome 23, ASM2471397v2, whole genome shotgun sequence includes the following:
- the LOC109633741 gene encoding methionine aminopeptidase 2-like codes for the protein MADVQAEQGPVQVPVPPVPEQVPVPEQSPVPVPELNGEAEDKEEADPVEETAKKKKKKKKKNKSAATGAEAEADAVANVTKQLEKQAIEDKEKEEDGDEDGDDGENSAGKKKKKKKKKKGPKTQTDPPSVPICELYPNGTFPIGQECEYPTLQDGRSAAWRTTNDEKRVLDKANEEVWNDFRQAAEAHRQVRQHVRSFLKPGMTMIEICERLEDCSRKLIKENKLDAGLAFPTGCSLNHCAAHYTPNAGDTTVLQYDDVCKIDFGTHINGRIIDCAFTVTFNPKYDKLLEAVKDATNTGIKNAGIDVRLCDVGEAIQEVMESYEVELDGKTYQVKPIRNLNGHSIGQYRIHAGKTVPIVKGGEATRMEEGEVYAIETFGSTGKGVVHDDMECSHYMKNFDVGHVPIRLPRAKHLLNVINEHFGTLAFCRRWLDRLGESKYLMALKNLCDLGIVDPYPPLCDTKGCYTAQFEHTILLRPTCKEVVSRGDDY